In Kogia breviceps isolate mKogBre1 chromosome 19, mKogBre1 haplotype 1, whole genome shotgun sequence, a single genomic region encodes these proteins:
- the SLC16A3 gene encoding monocarboxylate transporter 4: MGGAVVDEGPTSVKAPDGGWGWAILWGCFVITGFSYAFPKAVSVFFKELIREFGIGYSDTAWISSILLAMLYGTGPLCSVCVNRFGCRPVMFTGGLLASLGMVSASFCGSIIQLYLTTGVITGLGLALNFQPSLIMLNRYFNKRRPMANGLAAAGSPVFLCALSPLGQVLQDHYGWRGGFLILGGLLLNCCVCAALMRPLEAPRLGSGSGPGPQRPSRRLLDLSVFRDRGFVIYALAASIMVLGLFVPPVFVVSYAKDLGVPDTQAAFLLTILGFIDIFARPTAGFITGLKKVRPYSVYLFSFAMFFNGFTDLTGSTASDYGGLVVFCIFFGISYGMVGALQFEVLMAIVGTQKFSSAIGLVLLLEAIAVLIGPPSGGKLLDATHVYQYVFVLAGAEVLASSLVLVLGNFFCIGKMPEAATEEEHHKPPEDVRVDSREVEHFLKTEPEKNGELVHTPETSV; encoded by the exons ATGGGAGGGGCAGTGGTCGACGAGGGCCCGACAAGTGTCAAGGCCCCAgatgggggctggggctgggccatCCTTTGGGGCTGTTTTGTCATCACAGGCTTCTCCTACGCCTTCCCCAAGGCGGTCAGCGTCTTCTTCAAAGAGCTCATACGAGAGTTTGGGATAGGCTACAGTGACACCGCCTGGATCTCCTCCATCCTGTTGGCCATGCTGTACGGGACAG GCCCGCTCTGCAGCGTGTGTGTGAATCGCTTTGGCTGCCGGCCGGTCATGTTCACAGGTGGCCTCTTGGCGTCCCTGGGCATGGTGTCTGCATCCTTCTGTGGAAGCATCATCCAGCTCTACCTCACCACTGGGGTCATTACCG GCTTGGGTTTGGCGCTCAACTTCCAGCCCTCACTCATCATGCTCAACCGCTACTTCAACAAGCGGCGCCCCATGGCCAACGGGTTGGCGGCAGCGGGCAGCCCGGTGTTCCTGTGCGCCCTGTCCCCGCTGGGGCAGGTGCTGCAGGACCACTATGGCTGGCGGGGCGGCTTCCTCATCCTGGGTGGCCTGCTGCTCAACTGCTGCGTCTGTGCTGCACTCATGCGGCCCCTGGAGGCGCCCCGGCTGGGTTCAGGTTCGGGGCCTGGGCCCCAGCGGCCGTCCCGGCGGCTGCTGGACCTGAGCGTCTTCAGGGACCGCGGCTTTGTCATCTATGCCCTGGCCGCCTCCATCATGGTGCTGGGGCTCTTCGTGCCGCCCGTGTTCGTGGTGAGCTACGCCAAGGACCTGGGTGTGCCCGACACCCAGGCGGCCTTCCTGCTCACCATTCTGGGCTTCATTGACATCTTCGCGAGGCCCACCGCCGGCTTCATCACAGGGCTCAAGAAGGTGCGGCCCTACTCTGTCTACCTCTTCAGCTTCGCCATGTTCTTCAACGGCTTCACCGACCTCACGGGATCCACAGCCAGCGACTATGGTGGCCTGGTGGTCTTCTGCATCTTCTTCGGCATCTCCTACGGCATGGTGGGGGCCCTGCAGTTCGAGGTACTCATGGCCATCGTGGGCACCCAGAAGTTCTCCAGTGCCATTGGCCTCGTGCTGCTGCTGGAGGCCATAGCTGTGCTCATTGGGCCCCCGTCGGGAG GCAAGCTGCTGGATGCGACGCACGTGTACCAGTATGTGTTTGTCCTGGCGGGGGCTGAGGTGCTGGCCTCCTCCCTCGTGCTGGTGCTGGGCAACTTCTTCTGCATTGGGAAGATGCCCGAGGCGGCCACGGAGGAGGAGCATCACAAGCCCCCCGAGGACGTGAGGGTGGACTCCCGGGAGGTGGAGCACTTCCTGAAGACAGAGCCTGAGAAGAACGGGGAGCTCGTTCACACCCCAGAAACGAGCGTCTGA